A genomic region of Notamacropus eugenii isolate mMacEug1 chromosome 3, mMacEug1.pri_v2, whole genome shotgun sequence contains the following coding sequences:
- the ENO2 gene encoding gamma-enolase isoform X2 — protein sequence MEAFPFLPSPPCNQFFPPYCSDLLPVSSFLCPSHTSPTPSASNFSPPLFLHQWILATMSIERIHAREILDSRGNPTVEVDLYIAKGLFRAAVPSGASTGIYEALELRDGDKLRYLGKGVQKAVDHINNTIAPALISSGLSVVEQEKLDNLMLQLDGTENKSKFGANAILGVSLAICKAGAAERELPLYRHIAQLAGNSDLILPVPAFNVINGGSHAGNKLAMQEFMILPVGAESFRDAMRLGAEVYHTLKGVIKDKYGKDATNVGDEGGFAPNILENSEVVSIEDPFDQDDWAAWSKFTANVGIQIVGDDLTVTNPKRIERAVEEKACNCLLLKVNQIGSVTEAIQACKLAQENGWGVMVSHRSGETEDTFIADLVVGLCTGQIKTGAPCRSERLAKYNQLMRIEEELGDEARFAGHNFRNPSVL from the exons ATGGAGGcatttccatttctcccctctcctccctgcaACCAGTTTTTTCCTCCTTACTGCAGTGACCTCCTCccagtctcttcctttctctgcccCTCCCACACTAGCCCCACCCCTTCAGCATCtaacttctctcctcccctttttctccaCCAGTGGATTCTAGCCACCATGTCAATTGAGCGCATCCATGCCCGGGAGATCCTGGATTCCCGTGGTAACCCTACAGTGGAGGTGGATCTCTACATAGCCAAAG GTCTTTTCCGGGCAGCAGTGCCCAGCGGGGCATCTACTGGCATCTATGAGGCACTGGAGCTGAGGGATGGAGACAAACTTCGTTATTTGGGCAAAG gTGTGCAGAAAGCTGTGGATCACATCAATAATACCATCGCTCCTGCACTGATCAGTTCT GGCCTTTCTGTGGTGGAGCAGGAGAAGCTGGACAATCTGATGTTACAGCTGGATGGGACTGAGAACAAAT CCAAATTTGGGGCCAATGCCATCCTGGGTGTTTCTCTGGCCATATGCAAAGCTGGGGCAGCAGAACGAGAACTGCCTCTCTATCGTCACATTGCCCAGCTGGCTGGGAACTCGGATCTCATCCTACCTGTACCT GCTTTCAATGTCATCAATGGTGGCTCCCATGCAGGAAATAAGCTAGCCATGCAGGAGTTCATGATTCTTCCTGTGGGAGCTGAAAGCTTCCGAGATGCCATGAGGCTTGGGGCCGAAGTCTACCATACACTCAAGGGTGTCATCAAGGACAAGTATGGCAAGGATGCTACCAATGTTGGGGATGAAGGTGGCTTTGCTCCCAATATCCTGGAGAACAGTGAGG TCGTGTCCATTGAGGATCCatttgatcaggatgactgggccGCTTGGTCCAAGTTTACAGCTAACGTGGGCATCCAGATAGTGGGGGATGACCTGACGGTGACAAATCCAAAGCGAATTGAACGGGCAGTGGAAGAAAAAGCCTGCAACTGCCTATTGCTCAAGGTCAATCAGATCGGCTCCGTCACAGAGGCCATCCAAGC GTGTAAGCTGGCCCAGGAGAATGGCTGGGGGGTCATGGTGAGTCATCGATCTGGAGAGACAGAAGACACCTTCATCGCTGACCTGGTTGTGGGGCTATGCACAGGCCAG ATCAAGACAGGTGCCCCATGTCGTTCTGAGCGTCTGGCCAAGTACAACCAGCTCATGAG
- the ENO2 gene encoding gamma-enolase isoform X1: protein MSIERIHAREILDSRGNPTVEVDLYIAKGLFRAAVPSGASTGIYEALELRDGDKLRYLGKGVQKAVDHINNTIAPALISSGLSVVEQEKLDNLMLQLDGTENKSKFGANAILGVSLAICKAGAAERELPLYRHIAQLAGNSDLILPVPAFNVINGGSHAGNKLAMQEFMILPVGAESFRDAMRLGAEVYHTLKGVIKDKYGKDATNVGDEGGFAPNILENSEALELVKEAIDKAGYTEKIVIGMDVAASEFYRDGKYDLDFKSPPDPSRYISGDQLGALYQGFVRDYPVVSIEDPFDQDDWAAWSKFTANVGIQIVGDDLTVTNPKRIERAVEEKACNCLLLKVNQIGSVTEAIQACKLAQENGWGVMVSHRSGETEDTFIADLVVGLCTGQIKTGAPCRSERLAKYNQLMRIEEELGDEARFAGHNFRNPSVL, encoded by the exons ATGTCAATTGAGCGCATCCATGCCCGGGAGATCCTGGATTCCCGTGGTAACCCTACAGTGGAGGTGGATCTCTACATAGCCAAAG GTCTTTTCCGGGCAGCAGTGCCCAGCGGGGCATCTACTGGCATCTATGAGGCACTGGAGCTGAGGGATGGAGACAAACTTCGTTATTTGGGCAAAG gTGTGCAGAAAGCTGTGGATCACATCAATAATACCATCGCTCCTGCACTGATCAGTTCT GGCCTTTCTGTGGTGGAGCAGGAGAAGCTGGACAATCTGATGTTACAGCTGGATGGGACTGAGAACAAAT CCAAATTTGGGGCCAATGCCATCCTGGGTGTTTCTCTGGCCATATGCAAAGCTGGGGCAGCAGAACGAGAACTGCCTCTCTATCGTCACATTGCCCAGCTGGCTGGGAACTCGGATCTCATCCTACCTGTACCT GCTTTCAATGTCATCAATGGTGGCTCCCATGCAGGAAATAAGCTAGCCATGCAGGAGTTCATGATTCTTCCTGTGGGAGCTGAAAGCTTCCGAGATGCCATGAGGCTTGGGGCCGAAGTCTACCATACACTCAAGGGTGTCATCAAGGACAAGTATGGCAAGGATGCTACCAATGTTGGGGATGAAGGTGGCTTTGCTCCCAATATCCTGGAGAACAGTGAGG CCCTGGAGCTGGTGAAGGAAGCCATCGACAAGGCCGGCTACACAGAAAAGATAGTTATTGGCATGGATGTCGCTGCCTCTGAGTTTTACCGTGATGGCAAATATGACCTGGACTTCAAGTCCCCTCCTGATCCTTCTCGATACATTTCTGGGGACCAGCTGGGTGCCCTCTACCAAGGCTTCGTCAGAGATTACCCAG TCGTGTCCATTGAGGATCCatttgatcaggatgactgggccGCTTGGTCCAAGTTTACAGCTAACGTGGGCATCCAGATAGTGGGGGATGACCTGACGGTGACAAATCCAAAGCGAATTGAACGGGCAGTGGAAGAAAAAGCCTGCAACTGCCTATTGCTCAAGGTCAATCAGATCGGCTCCGTCACAGAGGCCATCCAAGC GTGTAAGCTGGCCCAGGAGAATGGCTGGGGGGTCATGGTGAGTCATCGATCTGGAGAGACAGAAGACACCTTCATCGCTGACCTGGTTGTGGGGCTATGCACAGGCCAG ATCAAGACAGGTGCCCCATGTCGTTCTGAGCGTCTGGCCAAGTACAACCAGCTCATGAG
- the ENO2 gene encoding gamma-enolase isoform X4 encodes MEAFPFLPSPPCNQFFPPYCSDLLPVSSFLCPSHTSPTPSASNFSPPLFLHQWILATMSIERIHAREILDSRGNPTVEVDLYIAKGLFRAAVPSGASTGIYEALELRDGDKLRYLGKGVQKAVDHINNTIAPALISSGLSVVEQEKLDNLMLQLDGTENKSKFGANAILGVSLAICKAGAAERELPLYRHIAQLAGNSDLILPVPAFNVINGGSHAGNKLAMQEFMILPVGAESFRDAMRLGAEVYHTLKGVIKDKYGKDATNVGDEGGFAPNILENSEALELVKEAIDKAGYTEKIVIGMDVAASEFYRDGKYDLDFKSPPDPSRYISGDQLGALYQGFVRDYPVVSIEDPFDQDDWAAWSKFTANVGIQIVGDDLTVTNPKRIERAVEEKACNCLLLKVNQIGSVTEAIQACKLAQENGWGVMVSHRSGETEDTFIADLVVGLCTGQIKTGAPCRSERLAKYNQLMRIEEELGDEARFAGHNFRNPSVL; translated from the exons ATGGAGGcatttccatttctcccctctcctccctgcaACCAGTTTTTTCCTCCTTACTGCAGTGACCTCCTCccagtctcttcctttctctgcccCTCCCACACTAGCCCCACCCCTTCAGCATCtaacttctctcctcccctttttctccaCCAGTGGATTCTAGCCACCATGTCAATTGAGCGCATCCATGCCCGGGAGATCCTGGATTCCCGTGGTAACCCTACAGTGGAGGTGGATCTCTACATAGCCAAAG GTCTTTTCCGGGCAGCAGTGCCCAGCGGGGCATCTACTGGCATCTATGAGGCACTGGAGCTGAGGGATGGAGACAAACTTCGTTATTTGGGCAAAG gTGTGCAGAAAGCTGTGGATCACATCAATAATACCATCGCTCCTGCACTGATCAGTTCT GGCCTTTCTGTGGTGGAGCAGGAGAAGCTGGACAATCTGATGTTACAGCTGGATGGGACTGAGAACAAAT CCAAATTTGGGGCCAATGCCATCCTGGGTGTTTCTCTGGCCATATGCAAAGCTGGGGCAGCAGAACGAGAACTGCCTCTCTATCGTCACATTGCCCAGCTGGCTGGGAACTCGGATCTCATCCTACCTGTACCT GCTTTCAATGTCATCAATGGTGGCTCCCATGCAGGAAATAAGCTAGCCATGCAGGAGTTCATGATTCTTCCTGTGGGAGCTGAAAGCTTCCGAGATGCCATGAGGCTTGGGGCCGAAGTCTACCATACACTCAAGGGTGTCATCAAGGACAAGTATGGCAAGGATGCTACCAATGTTGGGGATGAAGGTGGCTTTGCTCCCAATATCCTGGAGAACAGTGAGG CCCTGGAGCTGGTGAAGGAAGCCATCGACAAGGCCGGCTACACAGAAAAGATAGTTATTGGCATGGATGTCGCTGCCTCTGAGTTTTACCGTGATGGCAAATATGACCTGGACTTCAAGTCCCCTCCTGATCCTTCTCGATACATTTCTGGGGACCAGCTGGGTGCCCTCTACCAAGGCTTCGTCAGAGATTACCCAG TCGTGTCCATTGAGGATCCatttgatcaggatgactgggccGCTTGGTCCAAGTTTACAGCTAACGTGGGCATCCAGATAGTGGGGGATGACCTGACGGTGACAAATCCAAAGCGAATTGAACGGGCAGTGGAAGAAAAAGCCTGCAACTGCCTATTGCTCAAGGTCAATCAGATCGGCTCCGTCACAGAGGCCATCCAAGC GTGTAAGCTGGCCCAGGAGAATGGCTGGGGGGTCATGGTGAGTCATCGATCTGGAGAGACAGAAGACACCTTCATCGCTGACCTGGTTGTGGGGCTATGCACAGGCCAG ATCAAGACAGGTGCCCCATGTCGTTCTGAGCGTCTGGCCAAGTACAACCAGCTCATGAG
- the LRRC23 gene encoding leucine-rich repeat-containing protein 23, with protein sequence MSDEEDLEEYDPDQDEPEEEGEDKDEEEEEEKEGGEEVEEFLSNPITEDTMKEGLSLLCKTGNGLSHAYVKLEAKDKELTDISLLSSYIHLRYVDLSGNRLTDLSPLNNLTHLLWLKADHNRLQSAQMSELPYLQIASFAYNQITDTEGIGHPRLGSLDLKGNNIKKITGLDPQKLVNLHTLELRGNQLESTMGIELPKLKNLFLAQNQLKKIEGIEGLSYLTTLHLRDNQISVLSGFSREMKSLQYLNLRGNVVTNLTELIQLKELPRLRALILLENPCTDETDYRQEALIQIPQLERLDKEFYEEEERAEADEIRQRLKEEQEQDMEQDLEQFGEKEIEGMGDPDEIVN encoded by the exons ATGTCTGATGAGGAGGACTTGGAGGAATATGATCCAGACCAGGATGAaccagaggaggaaggggaggataaagatgaagaagaagaggaagagaaggagggaggagaagaagttGAAGAG TTCCTCTCCAATCCCATCACAGAGGACACAATGAAGGAAGGTCTCTCTTTGCTCTGCAAGACAGGCAATGGACTCTCCCATGCCTATGTGAAGCTGGAGGCCAAGGATAA GGAACTGACTGACATTTCTCTGCTGTCCTCCTACATTCACCTGCGTTATGTGGATCTGTCTGGGAACCGGCTGACTGACCTGTCACCACTCAACAACCTGACTCACCTACTCTGGCTCAAAGCTGACCACAACCGGCTACAGAGTGCCCAGATGTCAGAGCTGCCCTACTTGCAGATCGCCAGCTTTGCCTACAACCAGATCACTGACACCGAAGGCATCGGCCATCCCAGATTGGGCAGCTTGGATCTCAAAG GGAACAACATCAAGAAGATAACAGGCCTGGACCCCCAAAAGCTGGTGAACCTGCACACACTAGAGCTCCGAGGGAACCAGCTGGAGAGTACCATGGGAATCGAACTCCCCAAGCTGAAGAATCTCTTCTTG GCCCAGAACCagctgaagaaaatagaaggaattgAAGGACTAAGTTATCTCACTACGTTACATCTTCGGGACAACCAGATCAGTGTTCTGAGCGGCTTCTCTCGGGAAATGAAGTCCCTGCAGTACCTCAATCTTCG GGGGAACGTAGTGACAAATCTAACAGAACTGATTCAGCTGAAAGAATTGCCCCGACTTCGGGCTCTGATCCTGTTGGAGAACCCATGTACAGATGAAACTGACTACAGACAAGAAGCCCTGATCCAGATACCCCAACTGGAACGGCTGGACAAGGAATTCTATGAGGAAGAAGAACGGGCAGAGGCTGATGAGATTAGACAGAGGTTAAAGGAAGAGCAAGAACAGGACATGGAACAAGACCTGGAGCAGTttggagaaaaggagatagaagGCATGGGG GACCCCGATGAAATTGTCAACTGA
- the ENO2 gene encoding gamma-enolase isoform X3 translates to MSIERIHAREILDSRGNPTVEVDLYIAKGLFRAAVPSGASTGIYEALELRDGDKLRYLGKGVQKAVDHINNTIAPALISSGLSVVEQEKLDNLMLQLDGTENKSKFGANAILGVSLAICKAGAAERELPLYRHIAQLAGNSDLILPVPAFNVINGGSHAGNKLAMQEFMILPVGAESFRDAMRLGAEVYHTLKGVIKDKYGKDATNVGDEGGFAPNILENSEVVSIEDPFDQDDWAAWSKFTANVGIQIVGDDLTVTNPKRIERAVEEKACNCLLLKVNQIGSVTEAIQACKLAQENGWGVMVSHRSGETEDTFIADLVVGLCTGQIKTGAPCRSERLAKYNQLMRIEEELGDEARFAGHNFRNPSVL, encoded by the exons ATGTCAATTGAGCGCATCCATGCCCGGGAGATCCTGGATTCCCGTGGTAACCCTACAGTGGAGGTGGATCTCTACATAGCCAAAG GTCTTTTCCGGGCAGCAGTGCCCAGCGGGGCATCTACTGGCATCTATGAGGCACTGGAGCTGAGGGATGGAGACAAACTTCGTTATTTGGGCAAAG gTGTGCAGAAAGCTGTGGATCACATCAATAATACCATCGCTCCTGCACTGATCAGTTCT GGCCTTTCTGTGGTGGAGCAGGAGAAGCTGGACAATCTGATGTTACAGCTGGATGGGACTGAGAACAAAT CCAAATTTGGGGCCAATGCCATCCTGGGTGTTTCTCTGGCCATATGCAAAGCTGGGGCAGCAGAACGAGAACTGCCTCTCTATCGTCACATTGCCCAGCTGGCTGGGAACTCGGATCTCATCCTACCTGTACCT GCTTTCAATGTCATCAATGGTGGCTCCCATGCAGGAAATAAGCTAGCCATGCAGGAGTTCATGATTCTTCCTGTGGGAGCTGAAAGCTTCCGAGATGCCATGAGGCTTGGGGCCGAAGTCTACCATACACTCAAGGGTGTCATCAAGGACAAGTATGGCAAGGATGCTACCAATGTTGGGGATGAAGGTGGCTTTGCTCCCAATATCCTGGAGAACAGTGAGG TCGTGTCCATTGAGGATCCatttgatcaggatgactgggccGCTTGGTCCAAGTTTACAGCTAACGTGGGCATCCAGATAGTGGGGGATGACCTGACGGTGACAAATCCAAAGCGAATTGAACGGGCAGTGGAAGAAAAAGCCTGCAACTGCCTATTGCTCAAGGTCAATCAGATCGGCTCCGTCACAGAGGCCATCCAAGC GTGTAAGCTGGCCCAGGAGAATGGCTGGGGGGTCATGGTGAGTCATCGATCTGGAGAGACAGAAGACACCTTCATCGCTGACCTGGTTGTGGGGCTATGCACAGGCCAG ATCAAGACAGGTGCCCCATGTCGTTCTGAGCGTCTGGCCAAGTACAACCAGCTCATGAG